From one Thalassospira lucentensis genomic stretch:
- a CDS encoding ABC transporter permease, giving the protein MLTFLARRLFVMMPTLFFISVLVFIIIQLPPGDFLSTYLNELQAQGEAVDPAKIAFLKQQYGLDQPIWLQYFDWAWGLLHGDLGFSFEYNLPVTEVVGDRLWLSVVLNFSTVLFIYIVSFPIGIYSATRQYSWGDYGFTLLGFLGLAMPNFLFALILLYYANVVFGTSIGGLMDPEFINQGWSFAKVMSVAEHLWAPVLVIGTSGTASMIRRLRANLLDELGKQYVVTAHAKGLSPARVLFKYPLRMALNPFIADIGNILPQVVSGSVLVSVVMSLPTTGPMLLAALQSQDMYLAGSFLMFLALLTVVGMFVSDLLLAWLDPRIRLQGGVSQ; this is encoded by the coding sequence ATGCTGACTTTCTTGGCAAGACGGCTTTTTGTCATGATGCCCACGCTGTTTTTTATCAGCGTGCTGGTGTTCATCATCATTCAATTGCCGCCGGGCGACTTCCTGTCCACCTATCTGAATGAATTGCAGGCGCAGGGCGAAGCGGTCGATCCGGCCAAGATTGCTTTCCTCAAACAGCAATACGGCCTTGATCAGCCGATCTGGCTGCAATATTTCGATTGGGCCTGGGGATTACTGCATGGCGATCTTGGTTTTTCCTTCGAATATAACCTTCCGGTCACCGAGGTGGTCGGGGATCGCCTTTGGCTTTCGGTCGTTCTGAATTTCAGCACGGTCCTGTTCATCTATATCGTCAGCTTCCCGATCGGAATCTATTCGGCCACCCGTCAATATAGCTGGGGCGATTATGGCTTTACCTTGCTCGGCTTTCTCGGTCTTGCCATGCCGAACTTCCTGTTTGCGCTGATTCTGCTTTATTATGCCAACGTGGTTTTCGGAACCTCTATCGGTGGGTTGATGGACCCGGAATTCATCAATCAGGGCTGGTCCTTTGCCAAGGTCATGTCGGTCGCCGAACATCTTTGGGCACCGGTTCTGGTGATTGGTACGTCGGGAACGGCGTCGATGATCCGGCGTCTGCGTGCCAACCTGCTTGATGAACTGGGCAAACAATATGTCGTTACCGCCCACGCCAAGGGCCTGTCGCCAGCGCGGGTTCTGTTCAAGTATCCGCTGCGCATGGCCCTGAACCCGTTCATCGCCGATATCGGCAATATCCTGCCGCAGGTTGTCTCGGGCTCTGTGCTGGTATCTGTTGTGATGTCGCTGCCGACCACCGGGCCGATGTTGCTTGCCGCCCTGCAAAGTCAGGACATGTATTTGGCAGGATCATTCCTGATGTTTCTGGCGCTTCTGACTGTGGTCGGCATGTTTGTATCTGATCTGCTTCTTGCCTGGCTTGATCCCCGAATTCGCCTGCAGGGAGGGGTATCACAATGA